One Rhododendron vialii isolate Sample 1 chromosome 2a, ASM3025357v1 genomic region harbors:
- the LOC131310102 gene encoding transcription termination factor MTERF15, mitochondrial, with translation MAIRVLIRPTSRRVITSTCKPPPSLANPKLQYFSSIHSVFQRYGFPISQIPNLLSKNQFLLNSNASDIEKSLKILTSLKPSQELLVSVVSSCPSVLEFEFLKDWEMGISKVGISNVSSSMVLNVLKVSRKFSLGPETLSRCIQRLKGLGFSDGTVTRVLEGFPMVIVMDENGLAERIEFWVGIGFDTKQIDRIFNLFPGILVFGVGNKLKPLFKEFEELGFTLDATRREVVRDPSVLWLELGELSRCLELLGSLKCRVPIKEKIYSEGAFRAGIEVKRRVDCLCRYGLIRRDAFKVLWKEPRAITYEIKDIEKKIEFLIHRMKFDVLWLVDVPVYLGVNFEKQIVPRYNVIEYLRSKGGLANEVGLKGLIKLSRLRFHNLYVKPYPECEIMFGRFGGDVEVNNQHPVGMWKLFKPKKYPESSKEDLENIKSFMEPFASTTNIEINGG, from the coding sequence ATGGCGATCAGGGTTCTAATCAGACCCACCTCACGTCGCGTTATCACGTCCACCTGCAAACCACCACCTTCGCTCGCGAACCCTAAACTCCAATACTTCTCTTCAATTCACAGCGTTTTTCAAAGGTACGGATTTCCCATCTCTCAAATCCCCAATCTCCTCTCAAAGAATCAATTTTTACTCAACTCCAATGCCTCTGACATCGAAAAGTCCCTCAAAATCCTGACATCGTTGAAGCCGTCTCAGGAACTTCTTGTCTCTGTTGTATCCAGTTGTCCCAGTGTTTTAGAATTTGAATTTCTCAAGGATTGGGAAATGGGTATTTCTAAAGTGGGTATTTCGAATGTCAGCTCATCCATGGTTTTGAATGTTCTAAAAGTTTCGAGAAAGTTCAGTTTAGGACCGGAGACTCTGTCTAGGTGTATTCAGCGTTTgaagggtttagggtttagtgATGGTACCGTTACTAGGGTATTAGAGGGGTTTCCAATGGTAATTGTGATGGATGAGAATGGACTTGCGGAGAGAATTGAGTTTTGGGTGGGAATCGGATTCGATACGAAGCAAATTGATCggatttttaatttgtttcctgGTATTTTAGTATTTGGGGTGGGAAATAAGTTGAAGCCCTTGTTTAAGGAATTTGAGGAATTGGGTTTTACTCTTGATGCGACTAGGAGAGAAGTTGTTAGGGACCCGAGTGTACTTTGGTTGGAATTAGGGGAGCTTTCTCGGTGTTTGGAGCTGCTGGGGAGTTTGAAGTGCCGGGTACCTATCAAAGAGAAAATCTATAGTGAAGGAGCTTTTAGGGCAGGAATTGAAGTGAAACGGAGGGTCGATTGCTTATGCAGATATGGGTTGATACGTAGGGATGCTTTTAAGGTTTTGTGGAAAGAGCCACGGGCAATAACGTATGAGATAAAGGACATTGAGAAGAAAATTGAGTTTTTAATTCATCGGATGAAATTTGATGTTCTTTGGCTGGTTGATGTTCCTGTGTATCTTGGTGTGAATTTTGAGAAACAGATTGTTCCTCGGTATAATGTGATTGAATACCTTAGATCAAAAGGTGGGCTTGCCAATGAGGTGGGATTGAAGGGTTTGATCAAACTCAGTAGGTTGAGATTTCACAATCTGTATGTCAAGCCATATCCCGAGTGTGAAATAATGTTTGGCAGGTTTGGAGGAGATGTTGAAGTTAATAACCAGCATCCAGTTGGAATGTGGAaacttttcaaaccaaaaaagtaTCCAGAGTCCTCCAAAGAAGATCTTGAGAACATTAAGTCTTTCATGGAGCCGTTTGCTTCGACGACGAATATTGAAATAAATGGAGGTTAG
- the LOC131310114 gene encoding 2-hydroxyisoflavanone dehydratase-like yields the protein MLCSLDASEPSTSQHLSQFLCKPDPSIIQPLTAVLQKPMDSATATREIAHDFSPFFLIYKDNTVESLTAPPPHAPPSPSDPTTASKDITISSSTAARIYLPKPTTATTTTQKLPILLYFHGGGFCAGSAFSADNHRFITALSSQSNSIAVSVEYRLAPKHFLPAAYDDCWSALQWVASHTAAANVNTSKQHEPETRENCGDNGEPWLSDHGDFTRVFIAGDSAGGNIAHNIAMKAGRENLPNGVRILGAIASHAYFWNSGPVGSDPVLGHEERVGSRLWRFVYPSCPGGLDDPTINPWGPGAPSLSGLGCSRLLVCVAEKDPLRERNFRYYEAVKESGWRGEVELYEAKGEGHVFHIAEPESDSTEIMIKRWASFIRK from the exons ATGTTGTGTTCGCTCGACGCATCGGAGCCATCCACTAGTCAACATTTATCCCAGTTTTTGTGCAAACCTGATCCATCGATCATTCAACCCCTGACCGCAGTACTGCAAAAACCCATGGACTCCGCCACCGCCACCCGTGAAATCGCCCACGACTTCTCCCCCTTCTTCCTCATCTACAAAGATAACACCGTCGAATCCCTCACCGCCCCACCACCCCACGCGCCGCCGTCTCCCTCCGACCCCACCACCGCCTCGAAAGACATCACCATCTCCTCCTCCACCGCCGCCCGAATCTACCTCCCAAaacccaccaccgccaccaccactacccAGAAACTCCCTATCTTACTATATTTCCACGGGGGCGGCTTCTGCGCCGGCTCCGCCTTCTCCGCCGACAACCACCGTTTCATCACCGCCTTGTCTTCTCAGTCCAACTCCATCGCCGTCTCGGTCGAATACCGCCTCGCTCCCAAACACTTCCTCCCCGCCGCTTACGACGACTGCTGGTCAGCTCTCCAATGGGTAGCCTCTCACACCGCTGCCGCCAATGTCAA TACCTCGAAGCAGCACGAGCCTGAAACAAGAGAAAATTGCGGCGACAACGGCGAACCGTGGCTCTCCGATCACGGCGATTTCACCCGAGTTTTCATCGCCGGCGATAGTGCCGGCGGAAACATCGCTCACAACATTGCCATGAAAGCCGGAAGGGAGAATCTACCCAATGGGGTGAGAATCTTGGGGGCAATTGCGTCACACGCTTACTTTTGGAACTCGGGTCCGGTCGGGTCGGATCCGGTTTTAGGCCACGAGGAGCGGGTGGGTTCTCGGCTTTGGAGGTTTGTTTACCCGTCTTGTCCGGGTGGGCTTGATGACCCGACGATTAACCCGTGGGGACCCGGGGCTCCGAGTTTGTCGGGTCTCGGGTGTTCGAGGTTGTTGGTATGTGTTGCTGAGAAAGATCCACTGAGGGAAAGGAATTTCAGGTATTATGAGGCCGTGAAAGAGAGTGGATGGAGAGGGGAAGTGGAGTTGTATGAAGCTAAAGGAGAAGGTCATGTTTTTCACATAGCCGAGCCTGAATCTGACAGTACCGAGATTATGATCAAACGATGGGCATCGTTCATTCGGAAGTGA